In Syntrophales bacterium, a genomic segment contains:
- a CDS encoding IS1380 family transposase: MAQGILPFKYETEKNTTGMTALAGLPVYLDLIKVLGLSKSIQKHLKIRENGQGWTDSQVVLSLVLLNLAGGDCVDDIKKLETDDGFCEVLKKAEMHGLKRKVKRALLRRWRKEKTRTVPSPSSIFRYLAKFHNIEQEELRQPGRAFIPAPNGHLQGFAGINKDLAAFLSFQNTESTATLDMDATLISTNKIDALFSYKGDKAYQPLNTWWFEQGIILHTEFRDGNVPAGFQQLRVFKEALDCLPEQVKTVRLRSDTAGYQHKLLRYCATGENRRFGVIAFAIGCDVTQEFKKAVAQVEESEWKPIYKTAYGEKYATGTEWAEVCYVPSAIGHSKKGPAYRYLAKREALAKQEELPGMDSQIKLPFPTMDIKSQSYKVFGMVTNMDWEGERLIHWLHERCGKSEEVHAVMKDDLAGGKLPSDDFGENAAWWWIMILALNLNAIIKRLAMGVSCVSKRMKAIRFFFINLPGRVVTRSRNLIIRLTKNNPAMELLINAREKIAMLQPVPAG, encoded by the coding sequence ATGGCACAAGGCATTCTTCCTTTCAAGTATGAAACTGAAAAAAACACAACAGGAATGACAGCTCTGGCAGGTTTGCCGGTATATCTGGATTTGATTAAAGTGTTAGGTCTGAGCAAATCGATCCAAAAGCATTTAAAAATACGAGAAAACGGACAGGGCTGGACAGACAGTCAGGTTGTTCTATCTCTTGTACTGCTCAATCTTGCAGGTGGAGATTGTGTTGATGATATAAAGAAACTTGAGACAGACGACGGATTTTGTGAAGTGCTGAAAAAAGCTGAAATGCATGGATTGAAGCGAAAAGTAAAAAGAGCATTATTACGTCGCTGGCGTAAAGAGAAAACACGTACAGTTCCCTCTCCGTCATCAATCTTTCGTTATCTGGCAAAATTTCATAATATAGAGCAGGAAGAACTAAGGCAACCGGGCAGGGCTTTTATTCCTGCACCAAACGGGCATTTGCAAGGCTTTGCCGGGATTAATAAAGATCTGGCAGCATTTTTAAGTTTTCAAAATACTGAAAGTACAGCGACCCTGGATATGGATGCCACACTTATATCCACAAATAAGATAGACGCACTATTCAGTTACAAAGGAGACAAGGCATATCAGCCTTTGAATACATGGTGGTTTGAACAGGGAATCATTTTGCATACAGAATTTAGAGACGGCAATGTGCCGGCAGGTTTTCAACAACTCCGGGTATTCAAGGAGGCCCTGGACTGTTTACCGGAGCAGGTAAAGACCGTCAGATTACGTTCAGACACAGCCGGTTATCAGCACAAATTATTGAGATATTGTGCGACCGGAGAAAACCGTCGCTTTGGAGTGATAGCCTTTGCCATAGGTTGTGATGTGACACAAGAGTTTAAGAAAGCTGTTGCGCAGGTTGAGGAGTCGGAATGGAAGCCGATATATAAAACTGCATACGGCGAGAAGTACGCAACCGGAACGGAATGGGCGGAAGTCTGCTATGTTCCCAGTGCGATTGGTCACAGCAAGAAAGGCCCTGCATATAGATATCTCGCAAAGCGGGAAGCCTTGGCCAAGCAGGAGGAACTGCCGGGTATGGACTCTCAGATAAAGCTTCCATTTCCGACGATGGATATTAAAAGCCAAAGTTACAAGGTGTTTGGTATGGTTACAAATATGGATTGGGAAGGTGAAAGACTAATACACTGGCTGCATGAAAGATGCGGTAAAAGCGAAGAAGTTCATGCAGTAATGAAAGATGATCTGGCCGGAGGCAAATTGCCGTCAGACGATTTTGGTGAAAACGCTGCGTGGTGGTGGATAATGATATTGGCGCTTAATTTGAATGCGATAATTAAGAGGCTGGCGATGGGAGTTTCCTGTGTATCAAAGAGAATGAAAGCCATTCGGTTTTTCTTTATTAATCTTCCGGGACGTGTGGTAACACGTTCCCGCAATTTAATAATCCGGTTAACCAAAAACAATCCGGCGATGGAGTTGTTGATTAATGCCCGCGAGAAAATTGCAATGCTTCAGCCTGTTCCTGC
- a CDS encoding DUF554 domain-containing protein: MIGTIVNSGTIIAGSMIGVAGGKYLSGRIRSIIMNALGLSVIVVGLQMALTGENLIAAIGCVVLGAITGELLRIETWIEKLGELLKRKFRSDSSTFVEGFVTASVLYLTGVLVIIGPIQDGTVGDASTLYIKALLDGFASMAFASTLGIGVAFSALPVFIVQGAITLLASSLLFLNDPHVLNALTATGGILIFGIGVNIMNIKKIPIGNFIPAIIYAIVWAMMQ, translated from the coding sequence GTGATCGGAACAATTGTCAATAGTGGAACTATTATCGCCGGCAGCATGATTGGTGTTGCCGGAGGAAAGTATCTTTCAGGACGGATCAGGTCGATAATCATGAATGCTCTCGGGCTTTCCGTTATCGTCGTCGGGCTACAGATGGCTCTAACCGGGGAGAACCTTATCGCAGCTATCGGATGCGTGGTACTCGGTGCAATTACCGGCGAACTGTTAAGAATAGAAACGTGGATTGAAAAACTCGGTGAATTGCTTAAACGGAAATTTCGATCAGATTCGTCTACGTTTGTTGAGGGGTTCGTGACAGCATCAGTCCTGTATCTGACCGGTGTGCTGGTCATAATCGGCCCGATTCAAGATGGAACAGTGGGAGATGCGAGTACTCTCTATATCAAGGCGCTTCTCGACGGCTTTGCGTCTATGGCCTTTGCGTCGACTCTCGGTATTGGTGTCGCTTTTTCAGCCCTCCCGGTCTTCATCGTTCAGGGGGCGATCACTCTTCTCGCTTCGTCCCTTCTCTTTCTCAATGACCCCCATGTATTAAACGCGTTAACTGCCACCGGTGGCATTCTTATCTTCGGAATCGGCGTTAACATTATGAATATCAAAAAGATACCTATCGGAAATTTTATTCCGGCGATTATTTACGCGATCGTCTGGGCAATGATGCAGTAA
- a CDS encoding lytic murein transglycosylase, protein MKLKKLICVLVCFLGITLIFEGSHALSYGSSLSGQDKDYLIGLFQETGFDKDYLKEVFSDPRLKYMPGITRRNVINREDAVNYEQFLSPVAIGMARKFARRWRTRLANASRDFGVDKEIIVAILLVETSLGGCLGDDNIMSVYASIILDNHGMRRKDMEKTFGRASSGSKNLKRLHNKARWARGEIAALLKMKRDMDINIYELRGSYAGAFGIPQFLPTSYIRWGHDGDSSETVDLFYIPDAIVSVVSYLKGHGWKKGLHNKENERVLRRYNNSSVYVKTVLEIAKKL, encoded by the coding sequence ATGAAATTGAAAAAGCTGATTTGCGTTTTAGTTTGTTTTCTGGGGATAACTCTGATTTTTGAGGGAAGCCATGCCTTATCTTATGGGAGTTCTCTCAGCGGGCAAGATAAAGACTATCTCATAGGGCTCTTTCAAGAAACGGGCTTTGATAAGGACTATCTGAAAGAGGTCTTTTCTGACCCGAGGCTGAAATACATGCCGGGGATAACCAGGCGGAATGTGATCAACAGAGAAGATGCCGTCAATTATGAGCAATTTCTAAGCCCCGTTGCAATCGGTATGGCCAGAAAATTTGCGAGAAGATGGAGGACGAGGCTTGCCAATGCGAGCAGAGATTTCGGGGTGGACAAAGAGATAATAGTGGCGATCCTGCTCGTTGAAACGAGCCTCGGTGGATGTCTTGGAGATGACAATATAATGTCGGTATATGCATCGATTATACTTGATAATCATGGGATGCGGCGAAAAGATATGGAAAAAACTTTTGGGAGGGCCTCTTCAGGGAGTAAAAACCTGAAGCGCCTTCATAATAAAGCAAGGTGGGCCAGGGGGGAGATTGCGGCTCTTCTTAAAATGAAAAGGGACATGGATATAAATATATATGAGCTCCGGGGAAGCTATGCCGGCGCGTTTGGGATACCGCAGTTTCTGCCGACGAGTTATATCAGATGGGGCCATGACGGGGACAGCAGCGAAACCGTAGATCTCTTCTACATCCCCGATGCGATCGTCTCCGTTGTAAGCTATCTGAAAGGGCACGGCTGGAAAAAGGGCCTTCACAATAAAGAAAACGAAAGGGTGCTAAGAAGATACAATAACAGTTCCGTGTATGTTAAAACTGTTTTAGAAATTGCAAAGAAGTTGTGA
- a CDS encoding Txe/YoeB family addiction module toxin, whose protein sequence is MKLIFSDHAWEDYLYWQKTDKKILQRINTLIEEIKRNPFEGIGKPEPLKHALSGYWSRRINKEHRIVYKVSSDAIHIAQLRYHY, encoded by the coding sequence TTGAAGCTCATATTCTCCGATCATGCGTGGGAGGATTACCTGTATTGGCAAAAAACTGACAAGAAAATCCTCCAGCGGATCAACACGCTCATCGAAGAGATCAAACGCAATCCATTTGAAGGAATCGGCAAACCCGAACCGCTCAAACACGCACTTTCAGGATACTGGTCGCGTCGCATCAACAAAGAACACAGAATCGTTTACAAAGTTTCATCCGATGCCATCCATATAGCTCAGCTCCGCTACCATTATTGA
- a CDS encoding type II toxin-antitoxin system prevent-host-death family antitoxin: protein MKAITYTAARKNLAKTIENVCKDHAPVIVTRKTTDSVVIISLEDYEALEETAYLLRSPKNTRRLIESIVQLEEGQGSERELLY, encoded by the coding sequence ATGAAAGCTATTACATATACCGCCGCACGGAAAAATCTTGCAAAAACGATAGAAAACGTCTGTAAAGATCATGCTCCGGTTATTGTTACACGTAAGACAACCGATTCCGTGGTCATAATTTCTCTTGAGGACTATGAGGCTCTCGAGGAAACTGCTTACCTGTTGCGCTCTCCGAAAAACACCAGGCGCCTGATTGAATCGATCGTCCAGCTCGAAGAGGGCCAAGGATCAGAAAGAGAGCTTTTATATTGA
- a CDS encoding RtcB family protein, protein MGERGIIVIASGKGTLQEEMPEAYKDIEEVVEVVHQSGLSRKVARLRTVGCIKG, encoded by the coding sequence ATAGGGGAAAGGGGCATTATTGTCATCGCCTCAGGGAAAGGGACGCTTCAGGAAGAGATGCCCGAGGCGTACAAAGATATCGAAGAAGTCGTTGAAGTAGTCCATCAGTCCGGACTTTCCAGGAAGGTGGCGAGACTAAGAACGGTCGGGTGCATTAAAGGATAA
- a CDS encoding RtcB family protein: protein MSEIRIEKVDEFRWIIPSVGGMRVPGMIYSSEKLIKEMGADQSPKQVANVAHLPGIVKYSLAMPDMHWGYGFPIGGVAAFDINEGIISPGGVGYDINCGVRLMTTKLNFDDIKGRLSGLVSALFRDIPSGVGSKGDLKLSIKEEKKVLQKGAGWAVNQGYGFPEDLESTEDGGKIDGADPERVSDRALERGKQQLGTLGSGNHFLEIEIVEEIFDEKVASAFGLEKDQVCVFIHSGSRGFGHQVCDDYLARMVKNLGKLGMPLPDRQLACAYLDSDEGRGYLAAMACAANYAWANRQMLMHWTRETFERTLRMSPADIGMRLVYDVCHNIAKIEEFPVDGKNVKLCVHRKGATRAFPPGHPALPEKYRGVGQPVLIPGDMGRGSYVLVGTDKAFEETFGSTCHGAGRVMSRSRATKVSKGRSIGKEMAEKGIIVIASGKGTLQEEMPEAYKDIDEVVDIVHQSGLSRKVARLRTVGCIKG, encoded by the coding sequence ATGTCTGAGATCAGGATCGAAAAAGTTGACGAATTTCGCTGGATAATCCCTTCGGTTGGCGGAATGCGTGTGCCCGGAATGATCTATTCCAGCGAGAAGCTCATAAAGGAGATGGGTGCGGATCAGAGCCCGAAACAGGTTGCCAATGTTGCCCACCTTCCCGGTATTGTCAAATATTCACTTGCCATGCCCGATATGCACTGGGGTTACGGCTTCCCTATAGGGGGAGTTGCCGCATTCGATATAAATGAAGGCATCATCTCTCCCGGTGGCGTCGGGTATGATATAAACTGCGGGGTTCGCCTGATGACCACGAAGCTCAATTTCGATGACATCAAGGGTCGTTTGTCTGGTCTCGTTTCGGCCCTTTTTCGGGATATCCCTTCCGGTGTCGGATCTAAGGGCGACCTCAAGCTGAGCATAAAAGAGGAAAAGAAAGTCCTCCAAAAAGGGGCCGGGTGGGCTGTGAATCAGGGGTATGGTTTTCCCGAAGATCTGGAAAGTACCGAGGATGGCGGAAAGATAGATGGCGCTGATCCGGAAAGAGTGAGCGACAGGGCGCTGGAAAGAGGGAAACAACAGCTTGGCACACTCGGTTCGGGGAACCATTTTCTTGAAATAGAGATTGTAGAAGAGATTTTTGATGAAAAAGTCGCGTCTGCCTTCGGGTTGGAGAAGGATCAGGTTTGTGTGTTCATACATAGCGGATCACGTGGCTTTGGACATCAGGTCTGCGATGATTACCTGGCCAGGATGGTGAAGAATCTGGGAAAGTTGGGCATGCCGCTGCCGGACAGACAGTTGGCCTGTGCCTATCTTGATTCAGATGAGGGGAGAGGTTATCTGGCTGCCATGGCCTGTGCGGCGAACTATGCCTGGGCAAACAGGCAGATGTTGATGCACTGGACACGAGAGACGTTTGAGAGAACACTTCGGATGAGTCCAGCAGATATCGGCATGAGACTGGTCTACGATGTATGCCATAATATTGCAAAGATTGAAGAATTTCCCGTAGATGGAAAGAATGTAAAGTTATGTGTCCACCGGAAAGGGGCTACCAGGGCATTCCCTCCGGGGCATCCCGCACTTCCTGAAAAATATCGCGGGGTAGGACAGCCGGTACTGATACCCGGTGATATGGGTAGGGGCTCGTATGTCCTGGTGGGAACGGACAAAGCTTTTGAGGAGACCTTTGGAAGTACCTGCCATGGTGCGGGTAGAGTGATGAGCCGGAGCAGGGCGACAAAGGTGAGCAAGGGAAGGTCTATCGGGAAGGAGATGGCAGAAAAGGGCATTATTGTCATCGCTTCAGGGAAGGGAACGCTTCAGGAAGAGATGCCCGAGGCGTACAAAGATATCGATGAAGTAGTTGATATAGTCCATCAGTCCGGACTTTCCAGGAAGGTGGCCAGACTGAGAACGGTCGGGTGCATTAAGGGGTAA
- a CDS encoding archease has protein sequence MKRYKVFDHTADLGLEIYGKDERELFSNAAFAIFDLTVDLHDVNASEVRRVSVRGSDREDLFVNYLREILYMLNGEGMLLKDFSIREISSRHLVGEVRGEAFNPERHSIKTEIKAVTYHQVEVEKNKEGWKARVIFDV, from the coding sequence ATGAAAAGATATAAGGTTTTTGACCATACAGCAGATCTGGGGTTAGAGATATACGGCAAGGATGAAAGGGAACTTTTTTCTAATGCCGCATTTGCCATCTTTGATCTTACTGTTGACCTTCATGATGTAAATGCCTCAGAGGTTCGGAGGGTTTCTGTCAGGGGCAGTGACCGGGAGGACCTCTTCGTTAACTATCTTCGGGAAATTCTTTACATGTTGAACGGGGAGGGGATGTTACTGAAAGATTTTTCCATTCGTGAGATTAGCAGCCGCCATCTTGTGGGAGAAGTGAGGGGAGAGGCTTTTAATCCGGAAAGACACAGTATTAAGACGGAGATTAAGGCCGTTACCTACCATCAGGTAGAAGTCGAAAAAAATAAGGAAGGATGGAAAGCAAGGGTGATATTCGATGTCTGA